A stretch of the Desulfomonile tiedjei genome encodes the following:
- a CDS encoding hydantoinase B/oxoprolinase family protein, giving the protein MSREIDKVFVSILQRRLKSITEEMSIALTMTTRSPILCEAKDFVTGLYDAKGKMLEQTENLPILSFSLGPVCQYIVDYFGDEIYPGDVIFHNDVFSMGNQNNDVAAYKPVFWEGTLVGWAACKGHQADIGGAVQGGYNPNATEVWQEALRIPPVKVYEKGRLRKDVWDLIFANIRLDIVAEDMRAEIGSCVVGERGLLKIIERYGLDSFERHKEYLFDSTEKMMRAEIRTIPTGTYSGESTCYFDGKNPGSKYEIRVQITVDDDEISFDYSDTDAQTNGFVNGTYTSSASATILTFLQMVNPDIPHNDGMVRPIKIIIPVGTILNAAYPAATTYGNHLCPNNADAIMRALGPVIPDRVTAEWNELLCSLTTGIDPRKGTPYVDIGFMGLKGGSGAIKGVDGYDHIGMIDASGGVLDQDYEMFEQQTPHLLVKHEYWTDSAGAGQWRGGLGVETEFIIGSDITKVVTFGDGDVEPARGAHGGMEGTLNKIELTYPDGRKYLCTTKDLVEGVPKGTAYFQQAGGGGGYGDPFLRPEAKVAEEVRNGIISFEAAAGDYGVVVDPETFAVNRAETERLRSSRPIGNG; this is encoded by the coding sequence ATGAGCCGGGAAATCGACAAAGTCTTCGTCTCCATACTTCAGCGCCGCCTCAAGTCCATCACGGAAGAAATGAGCATCGCTCTCACCATGACGACCCGATCCCCGATCCTTTGCGAGGCCAAAGATTTCGTCACCGGGCTTTACGACGCGAAGGGCAAGATGCTCGAACAGACTGAAAACCTCCCCATCTTATCGTTTTCCCTGGGACCTGTGTGTCAGTACATAGTCGATTACTTCGGCGATGAAATTTACCCCGGTGATGTGATCTTCCACAACGATGTCTTTTCCATGGGCAATCAGAACAATGATGTGGCCGCGTACAAGCCCGTTTTCTGGGAAGGGACCCTCGTGGGATGGGCCGCGTGCAAGGGCCACCAGGCGGACATCGGCGGCGCAGTGCAAGGCGGGTACAATCCCAACGCGACCGAAGTCTGGCAAGAGGCTCTGCGCATTCCTCCGGTAAAGGTGTACGAAAAAGGAAGATTGCGCAAAGATGTATGGGACCTGATCTTTGCGAACATCCGCCTTGATATCGTGGCTGAAGACATGCGGGCTGAAATTGGTTCCTGCGTTGTCGGCGAACGCGGTCTGCTCAAAATCATAGAACGATATGGATTGGACAGTTTCGAAAGGCACAAGGAGTACCTGTTCGACTCGACGGAAAAAATGATGAGAGCTGAGATTCGCACCATACCAACGGGAACGTACAGCGGTGAGTCCACTTGCTACTTTGACGGCAAAAATCCGGGCTCCAAATATGAGATCAGAGTCCAGATAACGGTTGATGACGATGAAATCTCGTTCGATTATTCGGATACTGACGCTCAAACCAACGGTTTCGTCAACGGAACCTATACCTCCAGCGCGTCGGCAACCATTCTCACTTTCCTGCAAATGGTCAATCCCGACATACCTCACAACGACGGTATGGTGAGGCCGATCAAGATTATCATTCCTGTAGGGACGATCCTTAACGCGGCATATCCCGCAGCAACCACTTATGGGAACCATCTGTGCCCGAACAATGCCGACGCGATCATGAGAGCGCTCGGCCCGGTGATCCCGGACAGGGTAACCGCTGAATGGAACGAACTGCTCTGTTCGCTCACTACAGGGATTGATCCCCGGAAGGGCACGCCGTATGTCGATATAGGTTTCATGGGACTCAAAGGCGGTTCAGGGGCGATCAAGGGTGTGGACGGATACGACCACATCGGCATGATCGACGCGTCCGGCGGCGTGCTCGACCAGGATTATGAAATGTTCGAGCAGCAGACCCCACATCTCCTGGTCAAGCATGAATATTGGACGGATTCCGCCGGCGCGGGGCAGTGGCGAGGCGGTTTGGGCGTGGAAACCGAATTCATTATCGGTTCTGACATCACCAAGGTGGTGACGTTTGGTGATGGTGACGTGGAGCCCGCTCGCGGCGCGCATGGCGGCATGGAAGGCACCCTGAACAAGATAGAGCTTACTTATCCGGACGGCAGGAAGTACCTATGCACCACAAAGGACTTGGTTGAAGGCGTCCCAAAAGGGACGGCCTATTTTCAGCAGGCGGGTGGCGGAGGAGGTTACGGAGATCCGTTCCTCAGACCTGAAGCGAAAGTGGCCGAAGAAGTGCGCAATGGAATAATCTCCTTCGAAGCCGCGGCCGGAGATTACGGCGTTGTGGTCGATCCCGAGACTTTTGCGGTGAACAGGGCGGAAACAGAGAGACTCAGATCCTCCAGACCTATTGGGAATGGGTGA
- a CDS encoding phenylacetate--CoA ligase yields MRSFMPTYSSYEELAEIQLKGLQWTVNHAYNGSRAYRQKLQGAGVAPKDIKTLDDLKRLPFTTSKDLAEGYPFPLLCVPMSQVVRLHASSGTTGKRKVLCYTQKDIDDWADFFARCYEMAQLTAEDRVQICVGYGVWTAGVGFQLGCEKFGALAVPAGPGNLEMQMEFLMDFQSTVMCCTASMGLLLAEEVERRGLSDRIKLKKMIYGSERSSDAMRNRIKSLLNLSDMYDIPGMTELYGPGTGLECSAHDGMHYWADYYILEILDPDTLEPVPEGEVGEMVVTTLRKEAVPLIRYRTRDLTALKPGPCACGRLIPRHDRILGRSDDMFIVRAVNIYPGQIDSVLSELNGIGSEYQVVLERADGKDTMTLKVERSLNADPWTDSSIRTMVKEAVRKKILVTPEVEVVPYLSLPRSERKTKRVFDKREE; encoded by the coding sequence ATGAGATCCTTCATGCCCACGTATTCATCCTATGAAGAGCTTGCTGAAATTCAGCTCAAGGGCCTCCAATGGACCGTCAATCATGCGTACAACGGCTCCCGGGCGTACCGGCAGAAGCTCCAGGGCGCTGGAGTGGCTCCGAAAGATATCAAGACCCTGGATGACCTGAAACGCCTACCGTTTACAACGTCCAAAGACCTTGCCGAAGGGTACCCTTTTCCGTTGCTCTGCGTGCCCATGAGTCAGGTGGTCAGGCTGCACGCTTCTTCCGGGACCACTGGCAAGAGGAAGGTCCTGTGCTACACACAAAAGGACATTGATGACTGGGCCGATTTTTTCGCGCGGTGCTATGAAATGGCCCAGCTTACAGCCGAAGATAGGGTGCAGATCTGCGTCGGGTATGGTGTCTGGACAGCCGGCGTGGGATTCCAGCTTGGATGTGAGAAGTTTGGGGCACTGGCCGTGCCCGCGGGTCCGGGAAACCTTGAGATGCAGATGGAATTCCTCATGGATTTTCAGAGCACTGTAATGTGTTGTACAGCTTCAATGGGCTTGCTGCTCGCGGAAGAGGTTGAGCGTCGCGGCCTGAGCGACCGGATAAAGCTCAAGAAGATGATTTACGGCTCCGAGCGCTCTTCGGACGCGATGAGGAACCGTATAAAAAGTCTGCTCAATCTCTCCGACATGTACGACATTCCCGGCATGACCGAACTTTACGGCCCGGGCACGGGGCTTGAATGCTCCGCTCACGACGGCATGCACTATTGGGCGGATTATTACATTCTGGAAATCCTCGACCCCGACACTCTGGAGCCGGTGCCCGAAGGCGAAGTAGGGGAGATGGTCGTTACCACGCTGCGAAAGGAGGCAGTGCCTCTCATACGATATAGGACTCGTGATCTTACCGCATTGAAGCCGGGCCCCTGCGCTTGCGGCCGGCTCATCCCAAGGCATGATCGTATTCTTGGCCGATCCGACGATATGTTCATCGTGCGTGCGGTCAATATCTATCCCGGTCAGATTGATAGCGTTTTGAGCGAACTCAACGGCATAGGGAGTGAATACCAAGTCGTCCTGGAACGCGCGGATGGAAAGGACACAATGACCCTCAAGGTGGAACGAAGCCTTAACGCCGATCCTTGGACGGACTCCAGTATCCGCACTATGGTAAAGGAGGCCGTGAGGAAAAAAATACTGGTTACGCCTGAAGTTGAAGTGGTGCCCTATTTGTCGCTGCCAAGGAGCGAGAGAAAAACCAAACGGGTTTTTGACAAGCGGGAAGAGTAA
- a CDS encoding gamma-glutamylcyclotransferase, producing the protein MVTDFTFAYGSNMNRSDLRSWLEGGGYDSSLVVDATPAILEGYDFVWNFYSQGRGGATANLERKEGSTIWGVLIEFDDSLLKAFDRKEGHPFFYSRGDSRVPVKRLTDSETVMAWLYTANPNRGASRGLRPTRDYKRIVLEAAEFWAFPEEYLEKIRGWDAQ; encoded by the coding sequence ATGGTCACTGATTTTACTTTTGCTTATGGTTCGAACATGAATCGGTCCGACCTTCGGTCGTGGTTGGAAGGCGGAGGGTATGATTCGTCTTTGGTTGTGGATGCCACACCCGCGATTCTCGAGGGATATGATTTTGTGTGGAATTTCTATTCCCAGGGCAGGGGCGGGGCTACAGCAAATCTGGAACGTAAGGAAGGTTCGACGATTTGGGGGGTGCTCATCGAGTTTGACGACTCGTTGTTGAAGGCGTTCGACCGCAAAGAAGGCCACCCTTTCTTCTACTCGCGAGGCGACAGCCGCGTGCCTGTGAAAAGACTTACAGACAGCGAAACGGTTATGGCTTGGCTCTATACTGCAAATCCCAATCGTGGCGCAAGCAGGGGTCTGCGCCCCACCCGCGATTATAAGAGAATCGTGCTCGAAGCCGCGGAGTTCTGGGCCTTCCCTGAAGAATACTTGGAAAAGATCAGAGGTTGGGACGCACAGTAG
- a CDS encoding nicotinate-nucleotide adenylyltransferase — MDTTGVIHGRFQVLHNDHMKYILAGKARCEHLVVGITNPDPTLTRNDSTNPERSDPSANPLTYFERYVTLREALVDAGVDYREFSIVPFPINLPDLYQHYVPLDAVFYLTIYDKWGRRKLDLLRSLGLKAEVMWEKPPQEKGICAAEVRRLMVRGKPWEHLVPRSTARLMILWGIPERLRGIEERTPTDSRAKA; from the coding sequence ATGGATACGACAGGCGTTATCCACGGTCGGTTCCAGGTCTTACACAACGACCACATGAAGTACATTTTGGCGGGCAAGGCCCGCTGTGAACACCTGGTGGTCGGTATCACCAATCCGGACCCGACCCTAACTCGAAACGATTCTACCAACCCGGAGAGGAGCGACCCCTCGGCGAATCCGCTCACCTATTTTGAGCGGTATGTCACCTTGCGCGAGGCCCTTGTAGACGCGGGGGTGGATTACCGGGAATTCTCAATTGTGCCCTTTCCCATAAACCTCCCTGACCTTTACCAACATTATGTCCCGTTGGATGCGGTCTTCTATCTGACCATTTACGACAAGTGGGGCAGGCGTAAGCTGGACCTGCTGCGGTCGCTGGGGCTGAAAGCCGAGGTCATGTGGGAAAAGCCGCCGCAAGAAAAAGGCATATGCGCCGCGGAAGTAAGGAGATTGATGGTCCGAGGCAAACCGTGGGAACACCTGGTTCCCCGGAGCACGGCAAGGCTAATGATACTGTGGGGAATACCCGAGCGGCTTCGAGGAATTGAAGAACGAACTCCTACCGATTCGCGGGCGAAGGCCTAA